In one window of Reinekea forsetii DNA:
- a CDS encoding GNAT family N-acetyltransferase yields MTINIRPIDREHKKQIVAITSALENNLFNPNPPSSNESADVVEEWILNSKRKPMYRAALMDNLVVGIGGAVEKNLDGYGPFANIYFRVCHNHTGQGIGKALAIRGIEEAMALRLTCLAITRANNIPAIKLLESLQFRPIKCRSPDLEKSQIVFELNPVP; encoded by the coding sequence ATGACAATTAACATTCGGCCCATCGACAGAGAACATAAAAAGCAAATAGTAGCAATCACCTCCGCTCTCGAAAATAACCTGTTCAATCCGAACCCACCCTCTTCAAATGAATCAGCAGATGTCGTTGAGGAGTGGATCCTTAACAGCAAACGAAAACCGATGTATAGAGCAGCCCTAATGGATAATTTGGTGGTTGGGATTGGTGGCGCGGTTGAAAAGAATTTAGATGGCTATGGACCCTTTGCAAACATCTATTTCCGGGTTTGCCATAATCATACCGGCCAAGGCATTGGTAAGGCATTAGCGATACGGGGAATCGAGGAAGCGATGGCGTTGAGATTGACTTGTTTGGCTATTACTAGGGCTAATAATATTCCTGCCATCAAACTGTTAGAATCGCTACAGTTTCGGCCAATTAAATGCCGTAGCCCTGATCTTGAGAAAAGCCAAATTGTTTTCGAACTCAATCCTGTCCCGTAG
- a CDS encoding ATP-grasp domain-containing protein produces the protein MIFLLANNLQKLDDNKVGFSNHLLEIEEKVFIGDINTIVFRNNEYFIQGTDIKEPLRLGSAVSPVVETNMRKARIIWPLNQPAECFKLDVWSMLYAIYQETPMVNDPSSMLLVNNKAFLSAMPSKTRPKGVISSFKKDHQNFARTQTSIIKPLNDGCGNGVFQLGAGNTNDTAIIQYLCGGGSGDSIHSSAVKGLDRQYAYTQEQIADSVEYRLIIAAGEVIGVHGRSRTKEHRGNISQSGIFFAVHDIAGFKDEWAWLAKKLTSLRLNYCGLDIIGGKLLEFNLVDPGGLFDIQQEQGLDLFPEAWERIRAAVS, from the coding sequence GTGATTTTCCTACTAGCCAACAACTTACAGAAACTGGATGATAATAAGGTTGGTTTTTCGAATCATCTACTGGAGATCGAAGAAAAAGTCTTCATAGGTGACATAAACACAATCGTATTTCGGAATAATGAGTATTTCATCCAAGGCACCGACATTAAAGAGCCTCTTCGGCTGGGGTCGGCCGTCAGTCCAGTAGTAGAGACGAACATGCGTAAAGCAAGAATCATTTGGCCACTAAATCAACCAGCCGAATGTTTTAAGCTAGATGTTTGGTCAATGTTGTACGCCATTTACCAAGAAACACCTATGGTCAATGATCCATCGAGCATGCTACTGGTCAACAATAAAGCTTTTTTATCAGCCATGCCCAGTAAAACCAGACCCAAGGGTGTCATTTCTTCCTTTAAAAAAGACCATCAAAATTTCGCCCGAACCCAAACCTCTATCATTAAGCCGTTGAATGATGGTTGCGGCAATGGCGTCTTTCAGCTGGGCGCAGGCAATACAAACGATACGGCGATCATTCAATATCTTTGCGGGGGTGGCAGTGGCGACAGCATTCACAGCTCGGCTGTGAAGGGTCTTGATAGACAATATGCGTACACCCAAGAACAGATTGCCGATAGTGTTGAATATCGACTAATAATAGCCGCCGGCGAAGTAATTGGGGTGCATGGGAGGAGCCGAACTAAGGAACATAGAGGCAATATCAGTCAGAGTGGCATTTTTTTTGCCGTCCATGATATCGCCGGGTTTAAGGACGAATGGGCCTGGCTGGCGAAAAAACTCACCTCTTTAAGGCTAAATTATTGCGGTTTAGACATTATCGGAGGAAAACTCCTTGAGTTTAACTTGGTGGATCCAGGTGGTTTGTTTGATATACAACAGGAGCAGGGTTTGGACCTTTTCCCAGAAGCATGGGAGCGAATTCGTGCAGCCGTTTCGTAG
- a CDS encoding ATP-grasp domain-containing protein yields MYRVLVLDGNRSALNAIPIGFDVYFLQSLERNSLVSDHAQDHILIYRDKNEAVNIAARLHRDFKLDSVLCFYEFSLELAATIADSLSITGHSPDVIKRTRNKLAMREFFRDGIFDNVPFYNVLDIATDEHLLSGLSYPIVIKPIDGAGSAGVKILDDKGALKTFLVSTGPEDYADYMIEQFINGTEYSVEALVLEGEIYHIELTRKFKYLNQTVEIAHQYPAIVNSSIRSAITQFVSRMIQDLKIQFGPVHTEVILSDSSEIHLVETHTRYGGDRIWLMTKDVSGFGPQEAGYFTSVGLPPIKTDTAWKSAFVYFHHGPGRITSVDLQATDLQKAEVHHEIEINTAKIHSIPRSSDDRFGFSYAKFRKPHDPSALLQMFKKIILLE; encoded by the coding sequence ATGTATAGGGTTCTGGTTTTGGACGGCAATAGATCAGCTTTGAATGCCATACCAATAGGGTTTGATGTTTATTTTTTGCAGTCGTTAGAGCGTAATAGTCTAGTGTCCGACCACGCACAGGATCATATACTGATCTATAGAGATAAAAACGAAGCAGTAAACATTGCAGCCCGGCTCCACCGCGATTTCAAACTCGATTCAGTACTGTGCTTTTATGAGTTTTCACTTGAACTGGCGGCGACTATTGCAGATAGCTTATCTATTACAGGACATAGCCCAGATGTTATTAAAAGGACACGAAATAAGTTAGCCATGAGAGAATTTTTTAGGGATGGTATATTTGATAATGTTCCTTTTTATAACGTCTTGGATATTGCTACTGATGAACATCTTTTAAGCGGATTGAGCTATCCAATAGTCATAAAGCCAATAGACGGCGCAGGTTCTGCAGGGGTGAAAATACTTGATGATAAAGGGGCGTTAAAGACATTCTTAGTGTCTACAGGCCCAGAAGATTACGCAGATTACATGATTGAACAGTTCATTAATGGCACAGAATATAGTGTAGAGGCTTTGGTACTAGAGGGTGAAATATACCACATCGAGCTAACAAGGAAGTTTAAGTATTTAAATCAAACGGTTGAGATTGCGCACCAATATCCTGCAATAGTCAACAGCAGCATCCGCTCGGCAATCACTCAATTTGTTAGCAGGATGATTCAAGACCTTAAAATACAATTTGGCCCAGTACACACCGAGGTCATACTCTCGGACAGTTCCGAGATACATCTGGTTGAGACCCACACTCGTTATGGGGGAGATAGGATATGGTTGATGACAAAGGATGTCTCTGGCTTTGGCCCCCAAGAGGCCGGCTATTTTACGAGTGTCGGCTTGCCGCCGATTAAAACGGATACTGCTTGGAAGAGCGCATTTGTGTACTTTCACCATGGACCAGGACGAATCACTTCAGTTGATTTGCAAGCTACAGATTTACAGAAGGCAGAAGTCCATCACGAGATAGAAATCAATACAGCCAAGATTCACAGCATCCCTAGGTCTTCCGATGACCGGTTCGGTTTTAGTTATGCAAAATTTAGGAAACCTCATGACCCTAGTGCATTATTACAGATGTTTAAAAAAATAATTTTGTTGGAGTAA
- a CDS encoding GHMP family kinase ATP-binding protein, whose product MTTKTPQSIDVNQPNYRVYSHAGEWIQGPILCPRTGNFEKVLVTLRTNTLRTSFTYNSNNNYRHGKKIQNLAEKLATKYHAHIDPCHFMKFSNIPIGVGLGSSTSDLVAFTFAYLHELGVRLTHLQTYQMATEYEGYSDPLYDSRTFLFNSKSKKELYSLPSIGKKYKAALTFSKQVREIVTDELQFNYTQEDIEKFKMIEAAFRRGITTANFKMIFAAADASAVQNQHHMSLDDYDEIKDICSRYAMGFSISHSGSAIVIHAEDQNLALVRKVLAGEGYESKKITISL is encoded by the coding sequence ATGACAACCAAAACCCCTCAATCCATTGATGTAAATCAGCCTAACTATAGAGTATATTCCCATGCCGGGGAGTGGATTCAAGGGCCAATTCTTTGCCCTAGGACCGGTAATTTCGAAAAGGTACTGGTGACACTAAGAACAAACACCCTTAGGACAAGCTTCACTTATAACTCAAACAATAACTACCGCCATGGTAAAAAGATTCAGAACTTAGCGGAGAAGTTAGCAACGAAGTACCATGCCCATATAGACCCCTGTCATTTTATGAAGTTTTCAAACATTCCGATTGGCGTGGGCCTAGGGTCTTCAACTAGTGATTTGGTCGCATTTACCTTTGCATATCTTCACGAGCTAGGTGTTCGTTTGACGCACCTGCAAACATATCAAATGGCAACCGAATACGAGGGATACAGTGATCCTTTGTACGACAGCAGGACGTTTTTATTCAACTCAAAATCGAAAAAGGAGCTGTATTCACTACCATCGATAGGGAAAAAATATAAGGCAGCGCTAACATTTTCGAAACAAGTTAGAGAAATAGTTACAGATGAGCTGCAGTTTAACTATACCCAAGAGGACATTGAGAAATTCAAGATGATTGAGGCGGCCTTTAGACGGGGTATCACAACAGCCAACTTTAAGATGATTTTTGCAGCAGCGGATGCCTCTGCAGTTCAAAATCAACACCATATGTCGTTAGATGACTATGATGAAATTAAGGATATATGTTCCCGGTATGCCATGGGATTCTCCATAAGCCATTCCGGGTCGGCTATTGTAATTCATGCTGAAGACCAGAATTTGGCACTGGTCAGAAAGGTTCTTGCGGGTGAGGGTTATGAATCAAAAAAAATTACAATTTCTCTCTGA
- a CDS encoding pyridoxal-phosphate dependent enzyme: MNQKKLQFLSDYIKNAMPRVHTHGSDIFLSFEYMKRIPAAYMILAGIRTGKITEKTVIIESSSGTLAIGLAEVCKLLGLECHIVTDPAINGTPEFFCHLLGAVIHKLDVPDEKGNFQQRRLKEVDRLRNDIRDHFYTNQYDNLDNRISYCQVAAHILQQIDGPIDFLVSPVGSGGSSSGLLDSLRLIFPNIFGVAIDTQGSVLFGDENYERKLRGLGNSLIPHNLNSSAFQRVYWVTQDDAILGCQRLYTEHNIFAGLSSGAAFKAHEHLRQEHAHSTIMSVMPDTGYRYLETIDKEQLISSAVPLKIKSPINLNRNNPAFTYMEL; encoded by the coding sequence ATGAATCAAAAAAAATTACAATTTCTCTCTGACTACATAAAGAATGCCATGCCTAGGGTGCATACTCATGGCAGTGATATATTCCTTTCATTTGAATATATGAAACGAATACCGGCAGCCTATATGATCCTGGCTGGCATCCGAACAGGCAAAATTACTGAAAAAACAGTCATTATTGAGTCGAGCTCTGGAACCCTGGCTATTGGCTTGGCCGAAGTGTGTAAGCTATTAGGGCTTGAGTGCCACATAGTTACGGATCCAGCCATTAATGGGACGCCGGAGTTTTTCTGCCATCTACTTGGGGCGGTAATACATAAACTTGACGTTCCAGATGAAAAGGGGAACTTTCAACAAAGAAGGCTGAAGGAAGTCGATCGATTAAGAAACGACATCCGAGATCACTTCTATACCAACCAGTATGACAATCTGGACAATAGAATCTCCTATTGCCAAGTAGCTGCACATATCCTACAGCAAATTGATGGGCCTATTGATTTCCTGGTGTCACCCGTCGGATCTGGAGGTTCCTCTTCCGGCCTGCTCGATTCTCTCAGGTTGATTTTTCCGAATATCTTTGGGGTAGCTATCGATACCCAGGGTTCAGTCCTATTTGGCGATGAAAACTATGAGCGCAAGCTGCGTGGACTCGGTAATAGCCTAATACCACACAATCTTAACTCCTCGGCATTTCAACGTGTGTATTGGGTGACCCAGGATGACGCAATATTAGGCTGCCAACGGCTGTATACAGAACACAATATTTTTGCTGGCCTAAGTTCGGGCGCAGCCTTTAAGGCTCATGAACATCTAAGGCAAGAACATGCACATTCAACCATCATGAGCGTTATGCCCGATACAGGCTACAGATACCTTGAAACGATAGATAAAGAACAACTCATTTCCTCTGCGGTTCCTTTAAAGATTAAAAGCCCGATCAACTTGAACCGGAACAACCCTGCATTTACCTATATGGAGCTTTAA
- a CDS encoding DMT family transporter gives MDAADLNTGLILMHSGVIGIGLGDTALFASLTRIGEQNTLLIAETLAPFIVITLAFVLLSETLTWLHYAGIFLVLLASDLAIGWRHHNRLDLVAVLFAITAACCQATGALISRYCLSTTELGVLESAVWRLAGGLLFTVVGLGYLRLQKQRIRFQPLTRRQSTKLILAIFLGTVIGVFMLQWSLDLLSAGLAQTLLASSPLFAVIIAWLNKERVTRRQIAALCVGFVGVAVISFA, from the coding sequence ATGGACGCCGCCGATTTAAATACCGGTCTAATACTGATGCACAGTGGAGTAATAGGAATTGGCCTAGGCGATACGGCTTTATTTGCATCGTTGACCCGGATTGGCGAGCAAAACACTCTGCTCATCGCTGAGACGCTTGCGCCATTTATTGTCATAACCCTTGCCTTTGTCTTACTCAGTGAGACGTTAACCTGGCTTCACTACGCCGGTATATTCTTAGTTTTATTGGCATCCGACCTGGCCATTGGCTGGCGCCATCACAACCGGTTAGACCTGGTGGCGGTATTATTTGCCATTACAGCCGCTTGCTGCCAAGCGACGGGCGCATTAATTTCTCGTTATTGTTTGAGTACTACTGAATTAGGCGTACTGGAGTCTGCAGTGTGGCGTCTTGCGGGTGGGCTACTGTTCACTGTCGTTGGTCTGGGATATTTACGCCTGCAAAAACAAAGGATTCGATTCCAACCGCTTACCCGTCGGCAAAGCACCAAGCTCATACTGGCGATTTTTCTTGGCACGGTGATCGGGGTATTTATGCTGCAGTGGTCATTAGATTTGCTGTCAGCAGGACTTGCACAAACACTGTTAGCGAGCAGTCCGCTCTTTGCAGTGATTATTGCTTGGCTCAATAAAGAAAGGGTAACTCGTCGTCAAATCGCCGCACTCTGCGTTGGTTTCGTTGGCGTTGCCGTCATCTCATTCGCATAA
- a CDS encoding ATP-grasp domain-containing protein — translation MFVYVLETNTTGSGLDILRCNEGKCILVTSDIQKYRNDISYSELHRENTISFDTFNHMVGSSNWAGKEPMAIISNSDRRLADAINYSTKLGLPCPNIGTLASFMDKSEFRRSSESNGVPTPKYGIINDRYTHQIQALAVNFPVVVKPNTGTGSIGVMLCYDSRELEYAVEQAFCYGASTGVLIEEYIEGPLYSLEVVFDVNKEYAILGITNRELGPAPFFVETGYSFPVYLSGEYVESVIDQLLPLVPPNQSIMLHVEFIVDINSRKPILVEVNPRVGGGMLSRMMSDSLGINVFEYYLKSWMQRIDCTGISSSRTDKVTTHFWKYPDRKGQVSILINGLKPLLSDFVIYYKVLVSEGDVVEVARDFNGPLCSVLIQSTSITLNFDLKDYFRKSLDGAFTYDN, via the coding sequence ATGTTTGTATATGTCCTTGAAACAAATACTACGGGTTCCGGGCTGGATATTCTGAGATGCAATGAAGGCAAATGCATTCTAGTTACCTCAGACATTCAAAAATACAGGAATGACATTTCCTATTCCGAACTGCACCGCGAGAACACAATTTCATTTGACACCTTCAATCATATGGTCGGCAGTAGCAATTGGGCCGGCAAAGAGCCTATGGCAATAATCTCGAATTCCGACAGACGGCTAGCAGATGCTATCAATTACAGTACTAAACTTGGCTTGCCCTGCCCAAATATTGGGACGTTGGCGTCTTTTATGGATAAAAGTGAATTTAGACGATCATCGGAGTCAAATGGGGTGCCTACCCCAAAGTATGGGATAATAAATGATCGATATACGCATCAGATTCAAGCTTTGGCGGTAAATTTCCCAGTAGTTGTTAAACCGAACACCGGCACGGGCAGTATAGGCGTCATGCTCTGCTACGACAGCCGTGAACTGGAATATGCCGTTGAACAAGCATTCTGCTATGGAGCTTCAACTGGCGTGTTGATCGAAGAATACATCGAAGGGCCGCTCTATTCATTGGAGGTGGTTTTCGATGTTAACAAAGAGTACGCAATATTAGGGATAACGAATCGTGAACTTGGACCTGCCCCATTCTTTGTTGAAACGGGTTATTCCTTCCCCGTATACCTCTCGGGAGAATATGTCGAAAGTGTTATTGACCAGTTACTGCCCTTGGTGCCGCCTAATCAGTCGATTATGCTTCATGTCGAATTCATCGTGGATATTAATTCAAGGAAACCGATATTGGTTGAAGTGAACCCGCGAGTAGGTGGCGGTATGCTGTCACGGATGATGTCCGATAGTTTGGGTATAAATGTATTCGAATACTATCTTAAATCTTGGATGCAACGAATCGACTGCACCGGCATTTCATCATCAAGGACGGACAAGGTAACGACACATTTTTGGAAGTACCCAGATAGAAAGGGCCAGGTATCAATACTCATAAACGGGTTAAAACCCCTACTCTCTGATTTTGTAATCTATTATAAAGTCTTGGTCAGTGAGGGGGACGTTGTAGAGGTGGCTAGGGATTTCAATGGGCCATTGTGCAGTGTACTAATTCAGTCAACTTCAATTACACTGAATTTTGATCTAAAGGATTACTTTAGAAAATCATTGGATGGAGCCTTTACATATGACAATTAA
- a CDS encoding MFS transporter, translating into MQPFRSSISWVITPLQTGLLGGILLSFVSFWMFRTALNTYVASQDGTPFHLSIIESAYFLPSLFFTLIGGQIADSDKRRNSLIILLLIYLALQLLLGMHILLLGYSFVTLALITAMLGVTGALKNPVTELVVKDFATDNINHLISGSMLAFNLGRVIGPIIVGLAAIQCSKASIILVAAAINLPLVFILLYTKTNQDGQRSIQIEPDTNMKRPISSLVVITSLYFICSNLLWTTLPFVLADLPAYATTVYGYCFSVFGLGAVAAAPLYPRLRRSLTFTQLFTISALFYSVVYVMFLSKNIPLILASVFLAGISMTIFGSGISSYILEESTQRNGRDMSILITAMNSSLAFGSLFLSALVTKFGIGIGVALTTTILVFIIPLYSWRYLNV; encoded by the coding sequence GTGCAGCCGTTTCGTAGTTCTATATCATGGGTTATTACCCCGCTCCAAACTGGCTTATTAGGCGGAATATTATTATCATTCGTTTCATTTTGGATGTTTCGAACCGCTCTAAACACCTATGTGGCATCCCAAGATGGCACACCCTTTCATTTGTCTATCATAGAATCTGCATACTTCCTGCCATCCCTATTCTTCACTCTGATAGGTGGCCAGATTGCCGACTCAGACAAGAGGCGAAACTCGCTAATTATTTTGCTGCTGATCTACCTTGCTTTACAACTACTATTGGGCATGCACATCCTATTGCTGGGCTACAGTTTCGTAACGTTGGCGCTCATTACCGCTATGCTAGGCGTGACGGGTGCTTTAAAAAACCCTGTGACGGAATTAGTTGTAAAAGATTTTGCTACTGACAACATCAACCACCTGATATCTGGAAGCATGTTGGCGTTTAACCTTGGCAGGGTCATTGGACCTATAATCGTTGGCTTGGCCGCTATACAGTGCTCAAAAGCATCGATAATTCTAGTTGCTGCTGCAATAAACCTTCCGTTAGTTTTTATACTTCTTTATACAAAAACCAACCAGGACGGACAGCGTTCAATTCAAATCGAACCAGACACTAATATGAAACGGCCAATCTCGAGCCTTGTGGTAATTACTTCCCTGTACTTTATTTGTTCAAATTTACTCTGGACAACCTTGCCATTTGTCTTAGCCGATCTGCCAGCATACGCGACGACCGTCTATGGTTATTGTTTTTCTGTGTTTGGTTTAGGCGCCGTTGCCGCAGCACCTCTATATCCAAGATTACGTCGATCCCTTACCTTTACTCAGCTATTCACTATTTCTGCCTTATTCTACTCAGTGGTGTATGTGATGTTTTTAAGCAAAAATATACCACTAATACTCGCCTCCGTTTTCCTAGCCGGAATATCCATGACAATATTCGGTTCAGGTATCTCTTCCTATATTTTAGAGGAATCTACACAACGAAACGGACGCGATATGTCTATTCTAATTACTGCGATGAACTCCTCATTGGCATTTGGAAGCCTCTTTCTAAGCGCCCTTGTAACCAAGTTCGGAATTGGGATTGGCGTTGCGTTAACGACCACCATTCTGGTTTTTATAATCCCGTTATATTCATGGAGATACCTAAATGTATAG